ATACGCCAGCCGGGAACCAGACCACCGTATGGGCCCATTGCGGCCGATTTTTTACGGTTCATCGGGCCCGCGGGCTGGATATTGTGGGCATCCCGCGTTAACAGGTAGCCGAGAGAGCCTTGCTGTCGCCGCATTTTCAATCGAGAAGGCGCGACCGATGCACGATGACGCGGGAAACCGCGCGAACCGATTGGCGCCCCACGGGGCGTGTTTCAGGAGACTTGGATGTCAATGAACGCCACCACGAAGACCGTTTTTGCAGCCGTCATGTCCGTCGGCCTCGCCGCTGCGTTCACGCCGGCCCCCGCATCGGCCCAGGGCGCGAACCAGGGTTGGTACAAGACCTGCACCAAGCAGGAAGACAATGATGTGTGCGTTGTGCAGAACATTGTCACAGCCCCCACCGGCCAGCTTCTTACCGCCATTGGCCTGATCAATGTGACCGGCAAGGTCAACCGCAAGATCCTTCAGATCACCGTGCCGACCGCTCGCCTGATCCAGCCGGGCATCAATCTGCAGGTGGATGGCGGCCAGGCCCAGCGCGTCGAATACGCGATCTGCATGCCGGAAACCTGCGTTGCGGAAATCCTGCTGACCGACGCCATGATTGCTTCCTACAAGAAGGGTGGCGAATTGGTGCTGACTTCGGTCAACTATCAGCGCACGCCGAACCCGCTGAAAATTTCGCTCGAAGGCTTTACCCAGGCGTGGGACGGCGATCCGGTCGCCCAGTCCGAACTTCAGGAACGTCAGCGTCTGCTGCAGGAAGAAATGACGAAGAAGGCCGACGAAGCGCGCAAGAAGCTCGAAGAAGCTCAGGCCGCCGCCAAAAAGAACTGATTTCAGCAAGGTCTCGACCATCAAGCCCGGATGCGCCAGCGCCTCCGGGCTTTTTCGTAGCTGCTAACTGAGAAAAGTGCTGGCGGGGCTTGATCACATTCCGCTTTAACACCGGAATCGTGGTGATCTCGATTTGAGCGCTGAACCCTTAATTGCCGGTCCGGCGTACATCTCTGCCTGTGCTTCGCAACACCCAATCCGGCTCGATTTGAGTTCGCTCATCCCGCTCATAGCGACCGTTAGTGGCTGATGCGTTCCTTGGGACGATAGAGGCCATCGACCTGCGCGTCGAAGAAATCGGCCAGATGGGGATGGCGCAACGGTTTGGTGTTGTCATCGTCGAGCAGGTTTTGCTCCGATACATAGGCCACGTATTCGGTGTCGTCGTTTTCCGCCAGCAGATGATAGAACGGCTGATCCTTGCGGGGCCGCACATTTTCGGGAATGGCATTCCACCATTCTTCGCTGTTGGCAAAGACCGGATCGACATCAAAAATAACGCCGCGGAACGGGAAGACCCGGTGCTTGACGACCTGGCCGATTTGGAATTTTGCAAGTTTGAACGACATGTCTTTTTTCCTTTGGCCTCTAAAGATGGGGTATTTGACGAAAAGATCAAGTTTCCGGCCTTGACGGAACCGGACGGGGAACCTAGCCCGGGGTGGCGGCTCCTCCCGAAAACCGTTGCATCAATCAACCCGCGAACACGAGCGTAATTCATGGCGGAAATCACAGGTCTGGTGCTGCCCTTCTTCGGCTTGATCCTGCTCGGCTATATCACCGCGCGCATTACCAAGCAGCCGGAAGTGGCGATGGGGTGGCTCAACACCTTCATCATTTACGTGTCATTGCCGGCTCTGTTCTTCAAATTGCTCTCGCGAACCCCGATCGAACAGCTGGCGCGCTGGGACTACGTGCTGACCAGCATGGTGGTCACCTATACGATATTTGCGCTGGTATTCGCCGCCAGCATCCTGATACGCCGCGCGGCGATCGGCGAAGCTACCGTGCAGGGGCTGGCCGGAGCCTATGGCAATATTGGTTATATGGGCCCCGGAATTGCCATCCTGGCCTTCGGCGAACAGGCCGCCGTACCGGTGGCGCTTATCTTCTGCTTTGAAAACATCATGCATTTCACCATCGCGCCGATGATGATGGCTCTTGCTGGTGGCGACAAGCGCGGTCCCGCAGCACTGGCGCTCGGGGTAGTGCGCAAGATTGCCTTTCACCCGTTCATTCTTGCCACTGCGGTGGGCGTTGCCGCCGCCGCGCTGCATTTCACACCGCCGCTGCCGGTCACCCGGCTGATCGATTATCTGGCCCAGGCCGCGGCCCCTTGTGCGCTGTTTGCTATGGGCGTGACGCTGGCGTTACGACCGCTCAAGCGGATTCCGGTGGAACTCGGTTTCATCGTGCCGATGAAGCTGATCGTGCACCCGGTGCTGATGTATGTGGGGCTGAGCGCGGTCGGCGATTTCGAACCGGTCTGGGTCTACACAGCGGTGCTGCTGGCCTCGCTGCCAACAGCAACCAACGTGTTCGTGATCGCGCAGCAATATTCGACCTGGGTCGAGCGCGCTTCCGCCACCGTTCTGGTCACCACGGTGGCAAGTGTTGCTACGGTCTCGACGCTGTTGTGGCTGATCACCAGTGCAACGCTACCGCCCGACCTGTTCCCGGGTTGACGCTGTATCCGGCGTGCGGGCGTTCTTGCGCCAGCCCGGGGTCATGCCCTGGCGCATCGCCAGCAGCCTCAGTGGGCCAATCGCCGAAAGCGCCGCCAGCCCGCCGGCGCGCAGCGCCTGCATCGGCAGAAACGAACTCAACAACGCCCTGTTCAAGAGGTCGACGCCGGCGGTCCGGCTGGTGACATCAAACCTGCGCTGACGGTTGAAGGCGGTGACGGCCTCAGTGGCGTGTTCGGGGCCACCAGCCTCGGCGAGCGACGTGATCGCCTGCATGATATCGCGCAGCCCGAGATTGAGGCCTTGCGCACCGATCGGGGAAAGGCGTGGCCGGTCTCGCCGACCAGCATGGTTCTGCCGATGCCGAATTTCTCGGCAATCAGGCTCGATAGCGGCCAGGCCTGAATGCCGTCCTCGACCCCGACTGACCCGAGAATGGAGCACATTCGTGCCTCCACCTCGGCATTGAGGCGTTCGCGCGGCCAGGCCAGGATTTCGTCGACCTGATCGGGCTTGACTGCCCAGACCAGACTGGAGCGTCGCCCGGGCAGGGGAACTTGAGTGAATGGACCGCGCTCGGTGTGAAATTCGGTGGAGGTGTCGGCATGGTCGAGACGATGGGAAAAATTCATTACCAGCGCCGATTGCGGATAGGACCAGGTCTTGACCTTGATGCCGACTGCTTCGCGCAGGGTGGATTTGCGGCCATCGGCGGCAAGCGCTGCGCTGGCGTCGATCCGGGTTCCATCGGCGAGCGTCAGGGTGACCGCGTTATCGGATTGGCTGGCCTCCACGAGCGGACTTTCAAATCGCTCAACCAGGGCAGCTTCCCCGATAGCAACCTGTAGCGCCTCGAACAACGGCTTGTTGGGGATGTTGTAGCCAAAGGCGTCCAAATCGATCTCGGAGGCTTGAAATGACACCGGCGGCGCGCGCAACAACCGGGTGGTCCCGTCAAGAATGCGCATGGTGCGCAGCGGTGCCGAAACCGGCCGGACACTCTCCCAGATGCCTAAATTCGTGAGCAGATCGATTGATTCCGACAGCAAGGCGGTGGTGCGTTGGTCTTGCCGCGGCGGCGGCGGCGCGATGAAGGCCACCCGCCATCCCTTGGCAGCCGCAGCCAGTGCTGCGACTGATCCGGCCAGGCCGCCGCCTACGACGGCGATATCATGCTGTAGCTGCATATGTTTTACCCTTCGGACCTTCATTGGCGATTGCGCTTGAAGTACATGTTCCCTTACATCTTGGGAGCAACGAACTCCATGGGATCATTTGGCGCATGTTTACGCCGTCCGGCAACCCCGACCCGCTTGAAGGCCGGTTCGATCATCTCGATCGGTCGGGCCAGACCATTGCCACGCTGAGCCGAAAGCCGTTGTGGCTGGTCATGGCGATGGCGATCCTCACGACGGCGATTGCCTGGTGGTTGCTGCTGTCGATGGCAGGGGCCGTCGCCGGATTCGAAGGGTCTGCGCGCCCGTTGGGGCCCGGGATGTCGTTGATTGCCCGGTTCCTTCCGGTCGATTCTGGATCGTTTGCGGCCAGGATCGCTGATCTGTGCCTGTCAGCCGATTCCGGAGCGCTGCTTTCGGGCGGCGGGACGATTGGGATTTATCTGGCGCTGGTGATGATGTGGACCGCGATGGCGGCGGCAATGATGCTGCCGACTGCTGCGCCGATGATTCGCACCTATTCCGAGATCGCTGACACCGCCGCCGCACGCGGCGATCCTGTGGTTCACCCGCTGGTGTTGGCCTCGGGCTACCTTTTTGTCTGGAGTCTTGCCGCTATCCTTTTCGCCTCAGCCCAGATGACGGTGACATCGTTTACCGGCACTACTGCGGCCGAGCCGGTCAAGGGCGTGGTGGCGGGGTTGATCCTCTTTGGCGCGGGCGCCTATCAATTCACACCGCTGAAGGAGGCCTGCCTGAGCAAGTGCCGCAATCCGTTCACCACGCTGTTTGCGCGCTGGCGCTCGAGCACTCTGGGCGTGTTCCGGTTGGGCATGGAGCAGGGAGTATGGTGCCTCGGCTGCTGCTGGGCCATGATGTTGATCATGCTTGCAGTGGGCAGCATGAATGTGGTCTGGATGGCGGCGCTAACCCTGTTTACGTTTGTCGAAAAAACAGGAACCGGTCGGGTGACAAGTCGCCTCGGCGGCGCGATAGTGAGTTTTTGGGGCGTGGCGCTGATTTGGAGCGCGGTGAACTGATGCGGGAGACATGAATGGCTGATGTGGAATGGGCCTTGAAGGGCGAATTGGTGCTGTCGTGCAATTGCACCGTGTTTTGCCCCTGCGTGATATCGCTAGGCCAGCATCCCCCGACCGAAGGCTACTGCCAGACCTGGGCCGGCTTCCGCGTGGATAACGGCTATTATGGCGACACCGACCTTTCCGGGCTCAATCTCGGCCTGATCATGGAAATTCCGGGCTATATGAGTCGCGGCAACTGGACCGCGGGTCTGTTTGTCGACAAGCGCGCGTCGATCTACGCAACCAAGGCCTTCACCAAGATTTTCACCGGCAAGGCCGGTGGCACGACCGGGCTGTTGTCGATCCTCGTAGGCAATTTTCTGGGCGTTCAGCAAGTGCCGATCAGCTATGAGGTCGAGGACAAGAAGAGGATCGTCAAGATTCCCAAGATCATCGACGGCGTGGTCTCGCCGATTCCCGGCAGGAAACATGGCGAGGACACGGTGATCTCCAATTCTGAATACTGGATTGCACCGGAAATCATCGTCGCCAAGTCGGAGCGCTCGAAGATGCGCGCCTTTGGCCGCAACTGGAATTTTGCCGGGCGTTCGGCAGAAATCTGCGCACTCGACTGGAGCGGCCCCAATTAGGGCCTCCGGTCGCTGGTCGAGGAGGGCATAGGCGGCATGAAACTTCCATTCAAATACCGCCGCGTGCCTTATGCGGAGATTCGCGCATTCTCGGTTCACATCCTGACCGCCAGTGGCTCGTTCATGGCGTTTCTGGCGCTGGTGGCGGCTGCCGAGGGTCGGTTCATCGATCTGTGGTGGTGGCTCGGCGTTGCGCTGCTGATTGACGGCATTGACGGGCCGATCGCCCGCAAGCTCAATGTCAAGGAAGTGCTGCCGAACTGGTCAGGCGTCATGCTCGACAACGTCATCGATTATGTCACCTATGTGCTGATTCCTGCGTTTGCGCTGTATCAGAGCGGCATGATCGGCGAACCGCTATCGTTTGTCGCTGCCGGACTGATCGTCATGTCGAGCGCGATCTATTACGCCGACACGGGCATGAAAACCGAAGAAAATTTCTTCTCCGGGTTCCCTGTGGTCTGGAACATGCTGGTGTTCACGCTGTTTGTCATCAATGCCTCCGAAACGGTGGCGTTTCTGATCGTACTGGCGGCGGTGATCATGACATTCCTGCCGATCTTCTTTCTGCATCCGGTGCGGGTGATACGGCTCAGACCAGTGAACCTGACCATTTTTTCGGTCTGGTCGGTGCTGTCTGGCTATGCATTGCTGCTGCATTTCGAAAGCCCGGATTGGCTGATGTGGGCGGTGATGCTGACTGGCGCCTATTTGTTTGTGATTGGCGGGGTCATGCAGATGTTCCCCGCACTCGGCCGCCGTCCGCCGGCCTGAGCAAGATCTGTGCGGACGATACTTCCAGGGAGAATGGTGAGATGAAAGCAATCGTGGTGTCCAGTCATGGCGGTCCCGAGGTTCTCGAATGGCGCGACCATCCGGTCGGCGATCCGGGGCCGGGCGAGGTCCGGATCAGGCACGAGGCGGTGGGACTCAATTTCATCGATGTCTATTTCCGAACCGGGCTCTACCCGGCGCCCAACGGCCTGCCGCTGGTGCCCGGCAATGAAGCCGTCGGCGTCATCACCGCCGTTGGCGAAGGTGTTTCGACATTGAAGCAAGGCGATCGGGTTGCCTATGTCGGGCCGCTCGGCGCCTATGCCGAAGAGCGCGTGATCCTCGCCGATCGTTTGGTCAAAATCCCCGACAGCATCGAGTTTGATATTGCAGCTGCGATGATGCTCAAGGGAATGACGGCCGAATATTTGCTCCGGCGCACATTCGAGGTCAAAGCTGGCGACACGATCCTGTTTCATGCCGCTGCCGGCGGTGTCGGCCTGATTGCCGGTCAATGGGCCAAGGCGCTTGGCGCCACCGTGATCGGCACAGTCGGCTCGTCGGAGAAGGCGGCGCTGGCTTCGGCCAACGGCTATGATCATGTAATCAACTACCGCACCGAGGATTTTGTTGGCCGGGTCAAGGAGATCACCGGCGGCAAGGGCGCCGATGTGGTTTATGATTCGGTGGGCAAGGATACGTTTCCCGGATCGCTCGATTGCCTGCGACCACGCGGCTTGTGGGTGAGCTTCGGCCAGTCGTCAGGTCCGATTGGTCCGATCGATTTCGGCATTTTGGCAAAGAAAGGCTCGCTGTTTGCGACCCGGCCGTCGGTGTTCACCTACACTGCAAGCCGCGCAGATCTCGAAACGTCGGCACAATCGCTGTTTGACGTTGTTTCGCGTGGCATTGTGAAAATAGGTGTCAATCAGCGCTACCCGCTCGCCGAGGCAGCCCGCGCCCATGCCGATCTGGAAGCCCGCAAGACCACCGGCACCACCGTTCTGACCCTCTGAATCAGGCGGAACTCACCGGCGTCTGGTTTGAAACACTCGTAGGGGAAAGTTGAAAAGCAAAGGCGGCCATTGCCTTTTTCGGAAGATCGGAAATTCCCATCCGTTGAAAATATTCGGAATTTTCGATCCCGTAGCTCTTGTGCGGCGCACAAATATTTCGTTTGATAGCGGTTCGCATTGCCCGTCGGATGGCCGCCGGTCCCTTGAATTTGTGGATCATATGGTGGAGCGTGTTTTCGCACTTACGGGAGGAGCGCCGCATTTGGCGAAGCTGGCAAGTGCAGATTTCAGGGGGTGACGTGCAAAACCAAACGAGCAATACGCCGCTGTTGGAAACCAGGGGCTGACCAAGGTTTTCGGAAGCCTGAGGGCTTGCGATAGCATTGATCTCAAGATTGCGCCGGGAGAGGTGCACGCGCTGTTGGGAGAAAACGGCGCCGGCAAATCGACCCTCGTGAAAATGCTGTTCGGGGTTCTCGACCCCAGCGGCGGAGAGATTTTGTGGAAGGGCAAGCCAGTCCGGATTGGCAGCCCGGGAGAGGCTCGTGCCACCGGCGTGGGCATGGTGTTCCAGCATTTTTCGTTGTTTGAAGCGTTGACAGTGGCGGAAAACATTGCGCTGGCGCTCGACGGCAATGTGCCGATCGACAAGATTTCCGAGGAAGCGCGGCGGCTGTCGATCGAATATGGCTTGCCGCTCGACCCTTCTGCCCATGTCGCCGATCTTTCGGTGGGCGAACGTCAGCGAGATCGAAATCGTGCGCTCGCTGCTGCAGAACCCTGAACTGATCATCCTTGACGAACCGACTTCGGTGTTGACCCCGCAGGAAGCGGACAAGTTGTTCGAAACACTCGCCAAGTTTAAAGCCGAGGGTCGCTCGGTGCTTTATATCAGTCACCGGCTTGAGGAAGTGCAACGCATTTGCGACCGGGCCACGGTGTTACGTCATGGCAAGGTGACGGGTGCTTGTGACCCACGCCAGGAGACACCGTCTTCACTTGCGCGGATGATGGTGGGTGGCGAAGTTGCCGAAATTTCCGGCGCCGGTCTCGGCGAACCGGGTGATGTGCTGGTGGAGGTTCAAAAACTTTCTGCTCCCGCGCTGACGCCCTTCTCGGTGGCCTTGCGCGATGTCGACCTTTCGGTTCGGGCCGGCGAAGTGATCGCCATTGCCGGTGTCGCCGGTAACGGACAGAGCGAACTGTTTGATGTGCTTTCCGGTGAGGTGACTGTTTCGGATGCGAATTCGATTCGTATCTCGGGCGTTGCCGCGGGCCATATGGGTATTACCGCGCGCCGGCTCATGGGCTGCGGATTTGTGCCGGAAGAACGCCATGGTCACGCGGCGGTGCCAGACATGAATTTGAGCGGAAACCTGGTGCTTTCGCGCTATGCCTCGGACCGCAAGACGTTCCTCACAGGCGGCTGGTTGGGGTTGATCAACAATGGTCCCGTGGCGACCGCCACCAAGCGGATATCGGAGGCGATGGATGTGCGCAAATCGCTGGAGGATCCGCCGGCGGGGTCGCTGTCAGGCGGCAATCTGCAGAAGTTCATTGTCGGTCGTGAACTCGACCGCCAGCCGGTAGTGCTTGTGGTCAATCAACCGACCTGGGGAGTCGACGCTGGTGCCGCCAGCCGCATCCGCCAGGCGCTGGTCGATCTGGCCAAGAGCGGGTCGGCGGTCATCGTCATCAGCCAGGATCTCGACGAAGTGTTCGAGATTGCCAGCAGCATTTCCGTGATCAATGAGGGCCAGCTCTCGAATCCAGAGCCGGCCGCGAACATGACACGGGAACGGATAGGATTGTTGATGGGGGGCTTTCACGACGGCACCGCCCGGACAGACAACGCGCCGGAGGCAAGCCATGCACATTGAATTGCAGAAACGGCCGGTGCCTTCACGGCTTTTCGCCGTGCTGTCACCCTTCATCGCGCTCGGCCTGACGCTAGTTGCGGGCGCAATCCTGTTCATGGCGCTGGGCAAAAACCCGTTCGACGCGCTTTACAGCTTTTTCATCGAGCCGCTGACCGAGATCTGGTCGCTGCACGAATTGACGATCAAGGCGGCGCCGCTGATCCTGATCGCCGTCGGTCTGTCGGTCTGTTACCGGTCCAACAACTGGAATATTGGTGCCGAAGGGCAGTTCATCATGGGCGGTATTGCCGGCTCGCTGGTGCCTATCCTCATGCCCGGGTTCCAGACCTGGCTGACTTTGCCGCTGATGCTGTTGCTTGGCATGGCCGGCGGCGCCGCATGGGGTGCCATCCCGGCCTACCTCAAGACCCGCTTCAACACCAACGAGATCCTCACCAGCCTAATGCTGGTCTACACCGCGCAGCTGTTTCTGGACTGGTTGGCCCGCGGTATGTTCAGGGATCCCAATGGAAACAATTTCCCGGGCTCCGTCCGGTTTCCTGCGGCCGCGCAATTGCCCGAGATCATGCCATCGGCGGGCGGCGCGCATTATGGCATCGTGCTCGCCATCATCGCCGCTATCATCGCCTGGTTCATGCTGCGCTACACGC
This DNA window, taken from Hoeflea algicola, encodes the following:
- a CDS encoding AEC family transporter gives rise to the protein MAEITGLVLPFFGLILLGYITARITKQPEVAMGWLNTFIIYVSLPALFFKLLSRTPIEQLARWDYVLTSMVVTYTIFALVFAASILIRRAAIGEATVQGLAGAYGNIGYMGPGIAILAFGEQAAVPVALIFCFENIMHFTIAPMMMALAGGDKRGPAALALGVVRKIAFHPFILATAVGVAAAALHFTPPLPVTRLIDYLAQAAAPCALFAMGVTLALRPLKRIPVELGFIVPMKLIVHPVLMYVGLSAVGDFEPVWVYTAVLLASLPTATNVFVIAQQYSTWVERASATVLVTTVASVATVSTLLWLITSATLPPDLFPG
- a CDS encoding DUF2182 domain-containing protein; the protein is MFTPSGNPDPLEGRFDHLDRSGQTIATLSRKPLWLVMAMAILTTAIAWWLLLSMAGAVAGFEGSARPLGPGMSLIARFLPVDSGSFAARIADLCLSADSGALLSGGGTIGIYLALVMMWTAMAAAMMLPTAAPMIRTYSEIADTAAARGDPVVHPLVLASGYLFVWSLAAILFASAQMTVTSFTGTTAAEPVKGVVAGLILFGAGAYQFTPLKEACLSKCRNPFTTLFARWRSSTLGVFRLGMEQGVWCLGCCWAMMLIMLAVGSMNVVWMAALTLFTFVEKTGTGRVTSRLGGAIVSFWGVALIWSAVN
- a CDS encoding ABC transporter permease codes for the protein MHIELQKRPVPSRLFAVLSPFIALGLTLVAGAILFMALGKNPFDALYSFFIEPLTEIWSLHELTIKAAPLILIAVGLSVCYRSNNWNIGAEGQFIMGGIAGSLVPILMPGFQTWLTLPLMLLLGMAGGAAWGAIPAYLKTRFNTNEILTSLMLVYTAQLFLDWLARGMFRDPNGNNFPGSVRFPAAAQLPEIMPSAGGAHYGIVLAIIAAIIAWFMLRYTLNGFEVRVLGANPRAGRFAGFSQKRMTFFAFLLSGGLAGLAGIAEVSGAIGQLRETISPGYGFTAIIVAFLGRLNPLGAIAAGFMLALTYLGGEAAQMTLGVSDKVGRVFQGLLLFFVLGCDTLIHYQVRLVWRKATAAAGGQA
- the pcsA gene encoding phosphatidylcholine synthase — its product is MKLPFKYRRVPYAEIRAFSVHILTASGSFMAFLALVAAAEGRFIDLWWWLGVALLIDGIDGPIARKLNVKEVLPNWSGVMLDNVIDYVTYVLIPAFALYQSGMIGEPLSFVAAGLIVMSSAIYYADTGMKTEENFFSGFPVVWNMLVFTLFVINASETVAFLIVLAAVIMTFLPIFFLHPVRVIRLRPVNLTIFSVWSVLSGYALLLHFESPDWLMWAVMLTGAYLFVIGGVMQMFPALGRRPPA
- a CDS encoding invasion associated locus B family protein, with the translated sequence MNATTKTVFAAVMSVGLAAAFTPAPASAQGANQGWYKTCTKQEDNDVCVVQNIVTAPTGQLLTAIGLINVTGKVNRKILQITVPTARLIQPGINLQVDGGQAQRVEYAICMPETCVAEILLTDAMIASYKKGGELVLTSVNYQRTPNPLKISLEGFTQAWDGDPVAQSELQERQRLLQEEMTKKADEARKKLEEAQAAAKKN
- a CDS encoding DUF1326 domain-containing protein, translated to MADVEWALKGELVLSCNCTVFCPCVISLGQHPPTEGYCQTWAGFRVDNGYYGDTDLSGLNLGLIMEIPGYMSRGNWTAGLFVDKRASIYATKAFTKIFTGKAGGTTGLLSILVGNFLGVQQVPISYEVEDKKRIVKIPKIIDGVVSPIPGRKHGEDTVISNSEYWIAPEIIVAKSERSKMRAFGRNWNFAGRSAEICALDWSGPN
- a CDS encoding quinone oxidoreductase family protein is translated as MKAIVVSSHGGPEVLEWRDHPVGDPGPGEVRIRHEAVGLNFIDVYFRTGLYPAPNGLPLVPGNEAVGVITAVGEGVSTLKQGDRVAYVGPLGAYAEERVILADRLVKIPDSIEFDIAAAMMLKGMTAEYLLRRTFEVKAGDTILFHAAAGGVGLIAGQWAKALGATVIGTVGSSEKAALASANGYDHVINYRTEDFVGRVKEITGGKGADVVYDSVGKDTFPGSLDCLRPRGLWVSFGQSSGPIGPIDFGILAKKGSLFATRPSVFTYTASRADLETSAQSLFDVVSRGIVKIGVNQRYPLAEAARAHADLEARKTTGTTVLTL
- the hspQ gene encoding heat shock protein HspQ, which codes for MSFKLAKFQIGQVVKHRVFPFRGVIFDVDPVFANSEEWWNAIPENVRPRKDQPFYHLLAENDDTEYVAYVSEQNLLDDDNTKPLRHPHLADFFDAQVDGLYRPKERISH